The genomic window TTTTTACTGCATGCTCTTGTTGTTATTTCAATAATCCCATCAAAAGGAACAACATTACCATTTTTCAGTAAAGGTGGGTCATCTTTTGTTATCAATTTTCTTACATTAGGGATATTAATAATTATTGCGAAGAGAGTATGTATTAAAGGGGACTTAGATGATTTCCTTGATTTTTAGAAATTCAATAATCAAGTCCTGAAACTTACTCTAAGGATATAGAAAGGTTTATTTTCAGATCCATCGGAAGTGATTGGTTTGTAGTATTTTCTCCAGGTGTACCTGGCAGAAGAAAAAATAATTTTAAATTTAATTTAAAATTTCCATTAAATTTTTCAAGTTTGCCTTTATTACCATTAAAAACAAAATTTCCATTTGAATTGTTTGTTCCTTTAAATTCAATTGTTATGTCCTTATCCACTTCTTTTTCATCAATAATACTATTATTTGAAATTAACTTTATCGTATATCTTTCTTCTTTTATATCACTTATAAAGTATTTAAAATCTAAATTACACATTTTCAAAAATCCTGGTATTTCAAAAGAAGATATTTTTTGTTGCCATGTTCTCCCTTTATACATCTTCCCCTCAGGAAATACAGGAAGTAGAGATAAAAAATTTCCTATATTTATTATATTTGGCTCAATTTCTTCTGTTTTTATTATTTTCCCATTTTTCTGCATTTCTACCCTGCTTGTTGAAACGACATTTGATATTTCTGTTTCGTTTTTTGTTATATCTTCAATTACCATATCATTTACTTTAATAAGTGTTTTCCGCGGGATAATTTCAAGAGTATATGAGTTATTTGTCTTAATTGTTTTTATATCAATATTCCCAGTTGCTAAAACTTTAAAATTATTCTTTTCTGTTTGATTATAACCAAATGAAATATCTCCTGCAATTTTAAATTTATAACTGACAGGTACATCTTCTTTGAAGACATAATTTAATGTTTCAGATAACAAAAAATAAGGAAAGGACAAAAAAATAATAAAAAATATAATTTTAATTTTATTCATTTTCATTTACGAACTCGTTAATTCTTTCAACTGCTTTTTCTAAATTTTTAATAGAAGTTGCATAAGAAATACGGAAAAATTTTTCTGCACCAAAATCATCTCCAGGAACAACAGAAACAAATTTTTCTTCAAGTAATTTCTGAGCAATAATTTTTGAATCCATATTATTAAAAGAACAAAAGAGATAAAAAGCACCATCAGGATATGGAAAAATAATTTTCTTTGATAAATTTTCAACAAGAAAATTCCTTCTTTTTTTAAACTCCTCAACCATATTCTTATAAAGGTACTCTCCTTCTTTAATTGCAAAATATGCTGCTTTTTGTGAAATTGAAGATGGCGCAGAAGTTGTTTGACTCTGTATTTTACTTACTGCATCTATTATTTCTTTTTCACCTGCAATATATCCAATTCTCCATCCAGTCATTGCAAATGTTTTTGATACACCATTTACAACAATTGTCAATTTTTTCATTTCATCTGATATTGATGCAATACTTATATGTATTTTATCATAAATTATTTTTTCGTAAACTTCATCTGAAATACACATAATATTATTTCTAACAAGGATTTCTGAAATTTCTTCCAACTCTTCTTTTGTATAAATAATACCAGTAGGATTTGAAGGAGTGTTTAATATTATACCTTTTGTTCTTGGGGTAATCTTTTGCTTCAATTCATCTATATCTACTTTAAATTTCTCATTCCATTTACAAAAAACAGGTACTCCACCTGCAATTTTTACCATAGCAGGATAACTCACCCAATAAGGAGATGGAATTATAACTTCATCACCTGGATTTAAAATTGCCAGAAATATATTGAAAAGTGAATGTTTTGCTCCATTTGAAACAACAATCTGGTCAGGCATATATTTTACATTATTCTCTTTTAAAAGTTTTTCAGCAATAACTTCTCTTAATTCCTTAATCCCTTTATCTTCTGTATATTTTGTAAACCCTTCATCTATTACTTTTTTTGCAAATTCCTTTATTGGTTGTGGAGTATCAAAGTCCGGCTCTCCAACTGAAAGATTAACAACATCCTTCCCTTCTGAAATTAACATTTTTGCCATTTGATTTATTGAAAGAGTTACCGATGGTTTTATTTCTTCTGCCCTTTTAGATATCATATATTTTCCTCTCTGATATGATATGGAGAGACAACATCCCCATATTTATTTTTTAAATCAATTAGTTGTTCTTTTTGATTTTCCAGAACATCAAATACAATTTCTGGAATATCTTTTAACCCTTTATAAATCTCAATTACCCTATCAATTTTTGATATATTATTTGAAACCCTTAAAGAAAATTGTGCTAAGTAATCATTTTCAGTATATTCCTGTGATAAGACATCTTTGAAAAGAAATTTAAGGTCATTATATTCAGGAATATATCCAATAGGGGTTTTTATTATTTTTCCTTCATTATGCACCCTTAATTCCATCCATTTTAGCCAGACCC from bacterium includes these protein-coding regions:
- a CDS encoding pyridoxal phosphate-dependent aminotransferase — its product is MISKRAEEIKPSVTLSINQMAKMLISEGKDVVNLSVGEPDFDTPQPIKEFAKKVIDEGFTKYTEDKGIKELREVIAEKLLKENNVKYMPDQIVVSNGAKHSLFNIFLAILNPGDEVIIPSPYWVSYPAMVKIAGGVPVFCKWNEKFKVDIDELKQKITPRTKGIILNTPSNPTGIIYTKEELEEISEILVRNNIMCISDEVYEKIIYDKIHISIASISDEMKKLTIVVNGVSKTFAMTGWRIGYIAGEKEIIDAVSKIQSQTTSAPSSISQKAAYFAIKEGEYLYKNMVEEFKKRRNFLVENLSKKIIFPYPDGAFYLFCSFNNMDSKIIAQKLLEEKFVSVVPGDDFGAEKFFRISYATSIKNLEKAVERINEFVNENE